In Danaus plexippus chromosome 17, MEX_DaPlex, whole genome shotgun sequence, one DNA window encodes the following:
- the LOC116771461 gene encoding ommochrome-binding protein-like, whose protein sequence is MLIGVYPLVASIRYMIDVNKFCDLTSEESTKRCYIKETLATLAHSPNQLAVSKASNTLYFSFDAGQGEYLPAILNIDTKKLTVIKGVKDAFAMAVDSKEEIYFGGSHGIYKYNRPLRSLKRLNVTNLDVWWLQIKSRLYFIKFPSLKAYYYENKIVQPVLELQNTTVNQFVFDADNNTFFINGSGLFGIKRGQGDAILLKDIPRFFGMAVDNFGYVHLCSETGIFVISKMVQKVKRLVRVNGVLGLAFDKNNNIIYSDSHDIFRLKPVSSEEYYNIANNSLQ, encoded by the coding sequence ATGCTTATTGGTGTATACCCGTTAGTAGCTTCAATTAGATATATGATAGATGTTAACAAATTCTGTGACTTAACCTCGGAAGAGTCAACCAAGCGGTGCTACATCAAAGAAACTTTGGCAACGCTTGCTCATAGTCCGAACCAATTAGCTGTCAGTAAAGCTTCTAACACGCTTTACTTCAGCTTTGATGCTGGTCAGGGGGAATATCTGCCCGCAATCCTAAACATTGACACGAAAAAACTGACCGTAATAAAAGGAGTCAAAGATGCTTTTGCGATGGCAGTCGATTCAAAGGAGGAAATCTACTTTGGCGGTAGTCATggcatttacaaatataaccgGCCTTTGAGAAGCCTTAAGAGACTAAATGTAACCAATTTAGACGTCTGGTGGTTACAAATTAAATCacgtttgtattttataaaattcccCAGTCTCAAAGCATATTATTACGAGAACAAAATAGTCCAACCGGTTCTTGAATTGCAGAACACGACTGTTAATCAGTTCGTTTTTGATGCTGATAATAATACCTTCTTCATAAATGGCTCCGGATTGTTCGGTATTAAGAGAGGACAGGGAGATGCTATATTGTTGAAGGATATACCAAGATTTTTCGGGATGGCCGTTGATAATTTCGGTTACGTACATTTGTGCAGTGAAACTGGAATCTTCGTGATAAGTAAAATGGTTCAGAAAGTCAAACGGCTTGTGAGAGTGAACGGTGTCTTAGGTTTGGCTTtcgacaaaaataataatataatttattctgacTCGCATGATATTTTTCGTCTCAAACCTGTGTCGAGTGAAGAGTATTATAACATAGCTAATAATagtttacaataa